The Acanthochromis polyacanthus isolate Apoly-LR-REF ecotype Palm Island chromosome 2, KAUST_Apoly_ChrSc, whole genome shotgun sequence genome contains a region encoding:
- the socs4 gene encoding suppressor of cytokine signaling 4: MSEKKPRGSDTRPKCGLRSWSADSYVWKGKKRSRSSRNCSTPDGMETDVTEELGLRSTSCPRRRRERKCSCSALGDALTSGDIDVVCRKALSRRSLRQKFQDAVGQCLPLRSHHYHHHHHHHPQGSSRPFSVLFWSKRKIHVSELMQDNCPFSPKSELARCWHLIKNHPTHPSALKDMEGPLKPNVFSTDSTPQTPLSWEDICCSPGPGSTSLEDWNPSCPHGGAAGGCSYTDYILVPDLLQINNNPCYWGVLNRFEAEELLEGQPEGTFLLRDSAQDEFLFSVSFRRFSRSLHARIEQNGKRFSFDVRDPCMYRDPSVMGLLRHYSDPATCLFFEPLLSKPLPRTFPFTLQHMCRAVICSCTTYQGVDNLPLPPQLREYLRQYHIKCDGASAV, from the coding sequence ATGTCTGAGAAGAAGCCACGAGGCTCAGACACTCGTCCCAAATGTGGACTCCGCAGCTGGAGCGCCGACAGCTACGTCTGGAAGGGGAAGAAACGCTCCCGGAGCTCCCGCAACTGCTCCACTCCCGATGGGATGGAGACCGACGTGACGGAGGAGCTCGGCCTTCGGTCCACTTCCTGTCCGAGGCGGCGCAGGGAGAGGAAGTGCAGCTGCAGCGCCCTCGGAGACGCCCTGACGTCCGGAGACATCGATGTGGTTTGCAGGAAGGCCTTGTCCAGACGATCTCTGAGGCAGAAGTTTCAGGACGCCGTGGGCCAGTGTCTCCCTCTGCGCTCCcaccactaccaccaccaccaccatcaccacccgCAGGGCTCCTCAAGGCCCTTCTCGGTGCTCTTCTGGTCCAAACGCAAGATCCATGTCTCAGAGCTCATGCAGGACAACTGTCCATTCTCGCCCAAGTCTGAACTGGCCCGATGTTGGCACCTTATAAAGAATCACCCCACCCACCCAAGTGCCCTCAAAGACATGGAGGGTCCTCTGAAACCCAACGTCTTCTCAACCGACTCCACACCACAGACGCCCCTCTCCTGGGAGGACATCTGCTGCTCCCCTGGGCCTGGAAGCACCAGTCTGGAGGACTGGAACCCTTCCTGCCCTCATGGGGGAGCAGCGGGAGGCTGTAGCTACACTGACTACATCCTGGTTCCTGACCTGCTGCAGATCAACAACAACCCCTGTTACTGGGGGGTGTTGAACCGCTTCGAGGCCGAGGAGCTGCTGGAAGGCCAGCCAGAGGGAACGTTCCTGCTCCGGGACTCTGCCCAGGACGAGTTCCTCTTCTCGGTCAGCTTCCGTCGCTTCAGCCGCTCCCTGCACGCACGAATTGAGCAGAACGGGAAGCGTTTCAGCTTCGACGTGAGGGACCCGTGTATGTACCGGGACCCCAGTGTGATGGGGCTGCTCAGGCACTACAGCGACCCGGCCACATGCCTCTTCTTTGAACCTCTGCTGTCCAAGCCGCTGCCAAGGACCTTCCCTTTCACCCTGCAGCACATGTGCAGGGCGGTGATCTGCAGCTGCACCACCTACCAGGGCGTAGACAACCTGCCGCTGCCTCCTCAGCTCAGGGAATATCTCAGACAGTATCACATCAAGTGTGACGGGGCGTCCGCTGTGTGA